From a single Notolabrus celidotus isolate fNotCel1 chromosome 7, fNotCel1.pri, whole genome shotgun sequence genomic region:
- the ppp2r2ca gene encoding protein phosphatase 2, regulatory subunit B, gamma a, producing MGEDAESPKINHTFLRDYVTEADVISTVEFNQTGDLLATGDKGGRVVIFQRETESKGDPEEVVEAGDSGEYNVYSTFQSHEPDFDYLKSLEIEEKINKIRWLSQQNAAHFLLSTNDKTIKLWKVCERDKRPEGYNLKDEEGRLKDISTITSLQVPVLKPTDLMVEVRPRRVFSNGHTYHVNSISVNSDGETYLSADDLRVNMWHLDITDRSFNIVDIKPANMEDLTEVITAAEFHPHHCHLFVYSSSKGTLRLCDMRASALCDKHAKLFEEPEDPGSRSFFSEIISSVSDVKFSHSGRYLLTRDYLTAKVWDLNMDKGPVETYQVHEYLRSKLCSLYENDCIFDKFECVWNSSDSVIMTGAYNSFFRMFDRETGRGVTLEAWRESSKPRAVLRTRRVYTGGKRRRGDVGVDSLDFTKKILHMAWHPAENIIAIAATNNLYIFQDRVNPEGQ from the exons ATGGGCGAGGACGCTGAGAGCCCCAAAATCAACCACACCTTCCTGCGAGACTACGTCACTGAAG CTGATGTCATCTCTACAGTGGAGTTCAACCAGACAGGGGACCTGCTGGCCACAGGGGATAAAGGTGGCCGAGTGGTCATCTttcagagagagactgag TCTAAGGGGGACccagaggaggtggtggaggcaGGTGACTCTGGGGAATATAATGTCTACAGCACATTCCAGAGCCATGAGCCGGACTTTGACTACCTGAAAAGTCTAGAAATCGAAGAAAAAATCAACAAGATCAGATGGCTGTCTCAGCAGAATGCAGCAcacttcctcctctccaccAATG aTAAGACCATTAAACTGTGGaaggtgtgtgagagagacaagAGGCCAGAGGGATACAACCTGAAAGATGAGGAGGGACGGCTCAAGGACATCTCTACCATCACCTCTCTGCAg GTGCCAGTGCTGAAACCCACAGATCTGATGGTAGAGGTTCGACCCAGACGAGTTTTCTCCAATGGCCACACGTACCATGTCAACTCCATCTCTGTCAACAGTGATGGGGAGACCTACCTGTCTGCTGACGACCTTCGTGTCAATATGTGGCACCTCGACATCACAGACCGCAGCTTCA ATATCGTGGACATCAAACCAGCCAACATGGAGGATCTGACGGAGGTGataacagcagcagagtttcACCCCCACCACTGTCACTTATTTGTGTACAGCAGCAGCAAGGGCACCCTGCGTCTCTGTGACATGAGAGCATCCGCACTCTGTGACAAACATGCTAAAC tgtttgagGAACCTGAAGATCCAGGGAGTCGTTCCTTCTTCTCAGAGATCATTTCCTCTGTGTCGGACGTAAAGTTCAGCCATAGCGGACGCTACTTGCTGACCCGAGACTACCTCACCGCAAAGGTGTGGGACCTGAACATGGACAAGGGCCCTGTGGAGACATACCAG GTCCATGAATACCTGAGGAGCAAGCTGTGTTCCCTCTATGAAAACGACTGCATCTTTGACAagtttgagtgtgtttggaACAGCTCTGACAG cGTGATCATGACAGGAGCCTACAATAGCTTCTTCCGGATGTTTGATAGGGAGACGGGGCGAGGCGTCACACTGGAGGCTTGGCGAGAAAGCAGCAAGCCCCGGGCCGTGCTTCGGACCCGGCGTGTGTACACCGGTGGTAAGCGTCGCCGCGGAGATGTGGGTGTTGACAGTCTGGACTTCACCAAGAAGATCCTGCACATGGCTTGGCATCCAGCTGAGAATATCATCGCCATAGCCGCCACAAACAACCTGTACATCTTTCAGGACCGCGTCAACCCTGAAGGGCAGTGA